Proteins found in one Quercus robur chromosome 2, dhQueRobu3.1, whole genome shotgun sequence genomic segment:
- the LOC126712439 gene encoding probable BOI-related E3 ubiquitin-protein ligase 3: MAVQAQFYSENIGLPMCGLQDPAFGVVDDLRFSFQYPQQATTHFHLPQSTQKLALDYNEGVSFSSSSTCNSFHPMAFLQSLDAQFELHRHEINCILQLQNERLRIALQEQRKQELAVLLSNVESKTLSLLRQKEEDLARASMRTLELQECLKKAEIERETWQRLAKSNEAMVIDLNNTLEQVKERVVLASNTAEDTASFCGSSERDHDADDESNIAREKVVVKRSSSKKNNMTCKSCFSRRSCVLFLPCRHLCSCNYCEAFLGSCPVCNAVKEHSMEVFLI, translated from the exons ATGGCTGTTCAGGCACAGTTTTATTCAGAGAATATCGGTTTGCCTATGTGTGGCTTACAGGATCCTGCTTTTGGAGTTGTTGATGATCTTCGTTTTAGCTTTCAATATCCCCAACAAGCCACCACTCACTTTCATCTTCCTCAAAGCACTCAAAAGTTGGCGCTTGATTACAACGAAGGGGTTTCGTTTTCATCATCTTCCACTTGCAATAGCTTTCATCCCATGGCGTTTTTACAATCTTTGGATGCTCAGTTTGAGTTGCACCGCCATGAGATAAACTGCATTCTTCAATTACAG AATGAAAGGTTGAGAATAGCATTGCAAGAGCAAAGGAAGCAAGAGCTCGCAGTTCTATTGAGTAATGTAGAATCCAAAACGTTGAGTTTATTAAGGCAGAAAGAAGAAGACTTGGCACGAGCATCAATGAGGACATTGGAGCTCCAAGAATGCTTGAAAAAAGCAGAGATAGAAAGGGAAACGTGGCAAAGACTAGCAAAATCCAACGAAGCCATGGTCATAGATCTAAACAACACGCTTGAGCAAGTCAAAGAGAGAGTGGTCTTAGCCAGCAATACAGCCGAAGATACAGCGTCGTTTTGTGGTTCAAGTGAGAGAGATCATGATGCTGATGATGAAAGTAACATTGCACGAGAAAAGGTGGTGGTGAAAAGAAGTAGTAGCAAAAAAAACAACATGACTTGTAAAAGCTGCTTCTCTCGGCGCTCTTGTGTTCTCTTTTTACCTTGCAGACACCTCTGTTCGTGCAATTACTGTGAAGCTTTTCTTGGTTCTTGTCCCGTATGCAATGCTGTAAAGGAACATAGCATGGAGGTATTCTTGATCTAA